In one Anabrus simplex isolate iqAnaSimp1 chromosome 9, ASM4041472v1, whole genome shotgun sequence genomic region, the following are encoded:
- the LOC137502165 gene encoding uncharacterized protein, which translates to MKEVCTILVLLMLGTMAGLVLISWWMRTRPSIIQAPASHYDYVIVGGGTAGCVLAARLSADPNRSVLLVEAGHEFGWVSTIPLAAPLLQNTVHDWSYRTTPQLFSSWGLQDQTSAWPRGRGLGGSSQMNYLLHFSGSEADFQQWEALGAHGWSYENLKPYIDQLLGVTAG; encoded by the exons TCTGCACCATTTTGGTGCTCCTCatgctgggaacaatggcaggtctGGTACTGATCAGCTGGTGGATGCGAACAAGACCAAGCATCATACAAGCACCAGCATCTCACTACGACTATGTCATAG TGGGAGGGGGTACAGCAGGTTGTGTGCTGGCAGCAAGGCTTAGTGCTGACCCTAATCGCTCTGTGCTGCTCGTAGAAGCAGGTCATGAGTTTGGCTGGGTCTCTACCATACCTCTGGCAGCTCCACTACTGCAGAATACAGTTCATGACTGGAGCTACAGGACTACACCCCAGCTCTTCTCTTCCTGGGGTTTACAAGATCAG ACGTCAGCATGGCCTAGAGGCCGAGGTCTGGGTGGTAGCAGTCAGATGAATTACTTGCTGCATTTTTCTGGCAGTGAAGCTGACTTTCAACAGTGGGAAGCCCTTGGAGCACATGGCTGGAGCTATGAGAATTTGAAACCATATATAGATCAGCTTCTGGGAGT CACAGCAGGATGA